ACTTCGCTGGTGAACGATGGTCCGTCCGCCTATGGTCTCGGAGGGGCCATGGGGGCGGCGACGATGATGGGGTTGGGTCTCGCTCTCGCTCGTCCCGATCGTACCGTCATCGCCTTTTGCGGTGACGGAGAGTTGCTGATGAACGTCGGGTCCCTGGCCACCATCGGCGTCCGCAATCCTCCCAACTTGAGAATCGTTTGTGTCGACAACGGTCACTACGGCGAAACCGGCTACCAGCGCAGCCATACGAGTTTGGGCGTAGACCTTGAGAAGATCGCCGTCGGGTCCGGCATCAGGCGCACCCTGACTATCGGTACAGCAGCCGAGCTACCGAAAGGCAGCAAGTTGCTGCGGGAATCTGAAGATGCCGTCTTCATCTTGATGCGGGTCAAGCCCACCGATCCGCCGAAGTTTAAGCGAACTCTGGATCCGGCCGTGTGCCGCGTCCGTTTCAAGGCTGCTTTGGCGGATGCAGCTCGTGCGGGCGGCTGAGTCGAAGAGGCGCGAAGTGCCGACGGCACGCAGCGAAGACGCCGCGCCGTCGGCTACCGGCATCGACGTTCGCGATGTATCGAAGATCTTCGCGCTCGGCGCTTCGGAACAGACCGTGGCGCTCAAGCCGCTTTCCCTCACGATCCGGAAGGGCGAGTTCTTCAGCTTCATCGGACCGTCGGGATGCGGCAAGACAACCTTGCTCCGCATCATCGCCGGCCTCACCACCCCCACGACAGGTGGCGTTTTCATAAATGGCACGCAAGTGACCGGACCGGATTCACGGATCGGTATGGTCTTCCAGAAGTCCACGCTTCTACCCTGGCGAACGGTTCTTCAGAATCTTCTCCTTCCCGTCGAGGTGACGAAATCATGCTCGATGCAAGAGGCGAGATCGCGGGCCGATCGCCTGCTTGAGATGATGGGAATTGCCGCTTTCAAAAATCGCTCGCCAGACGAGTTATCCGGCGGCATGCAACAACGAGCGGCGATAGCTCGGGCGTTGATCACAGATCCCGAAATCCTGGCCATGGACGAGCCCTTCAGCGCGCTCGACGAATTCACGCGTGAGCGCCTGAACGATGAACTGATGGGTCTGCAAAAGAGCGCGCAAAAGACCATCATCTTCGTCACGCACAACATATCCGAAGCGGTCTTTCTGTCTGATCGCATCGGAGTGATGGCCCCAAGACCCGGGCGCTTAGACAGCATCATCGAAGCGCAGGGCTTTCCCGCTGTGAGGGACGCCTCACTCCGGAAGAAGCAAGAATTTTTCCGGGAGGTGGCGAGAGCCCGGGATGCCTTCGATAGGCTTCATTTGTGACTCGGGACCTATCGTTCGATGTTGTAAACGGAGAATGCAAGTGTCCAGCCAGGCCGTGAGAAGCGAATCCGAGATCGGCTCAGTCCCCTCGATCCTAGAGGGGGGCCGAAAATTCGGAGCAGCACTGCTAGCGCTCGGCATTGCGCTGCTGCTTCTCGCTATCTGGCAACTCTCGTCCCAATATCGACTTGTGTCCGCTCTGATCCTCCCGAGCCCAGCTCTGGTAGCGGGCGCGCTCTACGAAGGCGTGGTCGGCGGACGCTTCCTGAACGACATCCTCGTGACATTCAACGAAACCGTACTTGGCTTCCTGTTTGGAACGGTCGTCGCCATCACTCTGGGGGCGACGTTCGCATATTCGGGGCTCCTGCGGCGTGCCGGCTATCCCTACGTCATTGCTGTTCAGACGTTCCCGAAGATCGCTATCGCTCCCTTGCTGATAGCCTGGTTCGGATACGGCATAGGACCGAAGGTCATCATTTCGGCTCTACTCGCCTTCTTTCCGGTATTCACCGCTACACTTGCCGGATTCACTGAAGTGAACTCGGACATGATCGATCTGCTGCGATCGATGAAGGCGACGCGGCTACAAGAACTTCGCAAATTGAGGCTGCCCTTCGCGATGGCTTTCATCGTGCCTTCTCTCGATGTGGCCATCGTGCTGGCTTTGCTCGGAGCAATCGCTGCCGAACTGGTCGGCGGAGCCGCAGGTCTGGGGCAGGTCATTCAACAAAAGTCGTTCACGGGCGACATAGCGGCCGTTTATGCGGTCCTCGCTCTCACGGCCGCAATCGGCATAAGCCTTAGAAGCATCGTCAGGACGGTGACCCGAGCTCTTCAGTCAATGGCGTGGGGCTGATTGCAGGTATGGGCACGCAATGCCTTTCGGCACGATTGAATGGAGGAAGTCCTTGCGTTTAGTAGGTTGTTTGGCGGTTGCAGCCAATCTGTCCGTCTTCGTCTGTGGTGCGACGCAAGCCGAGAGTCTGAAGGAAGTGACCTTCGCATCCTCGGATACAGCATTGAGCATCGGGTCCGCGCCTTACTCATCGCTCCAGCCCACCTTGAAGTTGCCGGAGAAGTACGCGGGGGTGACGGTCAAGTTTCAACCTACCGCTGGCGCGACGGCTGCGGTGCAGGCCGTAAGCAACGGCAATGCATTCTATACTTTGGTGGCGTTAGCGTCCTTCTTGCCGCTCGCCCGTCAAGACCCGAACCTTGTTATCGTCTCGTTCGACCCCGGCAATTCTCTCCGGGTGATTGTGCCCCCCGATAGTCCGGTGAAGGGTCCCTTAGACCTGAAAGGTAAAGTTATTGGAGTCGGTAGTTTTGGCACGGCGGCCTATCCGTATGGCAAGGCTATCCTCAAGGAAGCCGGCCTCGATCCCGACAAGGACGTGACCTTCCTGCCGGTCGGTCTCGGAGCACCAGCGGCGGACGCTTTGAAAAGCGGCAAGATCCAGGCTTTCGCGGGGTTCGATAGCCCGAACGCGGTGATCGGAAATCTCCTCGGCGTGAAGATGAGAGACGTGCCGTCCCCGCTGAACGATCTCGTTGGTATGGTCGGTATGGTTGTCACCCGCAGTGAAATCGAAAAGCATCCGAAGGTGGTCGCAGGCCTGTGCCGTGCGCTCTACGAATCGTTCTTCTTCGCCGAAGGAAACATCGAAGGGACCGTGCGCAATCACTTTAAGGTCTATCCTGGCCAGCTCCCATCGAACAAACCACTTGATGAAGCGGTCCGGGAAGGCGAGGTCATCCTGAGAGCCAAGCTCGACGTCGTGAACCACAGAGGAGCCGGTGGCATCATCGGCTACCAGGAACTGCCGACCGTTCAGCACACCGTCGACAAGCTGTACGAGAACGGAATCCTTCCGGAGCGGATGGAAATATCAAAGTACGCGGACCAACGGTTCAAGAACGATTGTGGCGGTTTCGATCCCGCTGAGCTCCGGGCGCAGGCCCGCGCTTGGAAACCGCAATAGAGGAAATCGACAACTGGACACCGAGAGAGGAGAATATTCAATGACGGTCATCGAGCATCTTGCAAAGTGGGGGTCCGAAGCGCCCTTCGAACATTCAAGGGCAGCGCGAGACGTCGCTCGGCACGCTGTTGAAGACGTAATTGCCTGCATCATAGCGGGATCCAACGATCTCGGCGCCTCTAACGTCCGCAAGATGGTGTACGCCTCCGATAGTGCCGGTCCTGGCACGGTCGTCGGAGAGGAGAAGGCCGTGTTGCCGCAGCTGGCGGCGCTCGCAAATGGAACGGCCGGCCATGCATTGGACTATGACGATACGTTCCTTCCGGGCGTCAATCACGCCAGTTCGGTTCTCGTCTCGGCCCTCATGGCGCTTGGCGAGCAAGCGGGATCCTCGGGCGCCGAATTAATCGATGCCTATTTGGTCGGTCTAGAGCTCCAATTCGCGGTCGGCAGCGGTGTGATGCGTAGCCACTACGATTTTGGTTGGCACTCCACTTCGACGATCGGGTGCATCGGAGCCGCCGGCGCCTGCGCGCGGCTTCTCAAGCTGGATGCCAGGCGCTTCGCGCATGCGCTCAGCCTCGGGACGAGTATGGCGTCTGGGTGCAAGGTCCAGTTTGGCAGCATGGCAAAGCCTCTGCACGCCGGGCTTGCCGCTCAGCACGCCATCGAGGCGGCCCAATTGGCCGCGGCCGGCGTCGAGGGACGGCTGAATGCGCTTGAAGGAGGGATGGGCTTTCTCGAATTGTTCGGCGGCAAAGGACCGGCTGGCTGGGGAAAAAACATCGAGAAACTGGGCGCGCCGATGACGGCGGAGTCTCGCGGTCTCATGTTCAAACGCTATCCGTGTTGCGCCTCGACGCACCGGGTTCTAGACGCGTTCTTCGAGCTAAGGGCGCAAGAGAAGTTCGAGGCCGACGAGGTCGAAAGCATCAACACGCTAATTGGATACGGTAACTCGCGAAATCTGATGTACACAAATCCAGTCTCCGAAATGGAGGCTAGATTCTCTATGCAATATTGCATGGCCGTGGCTCTTGTCGACGGTGCTCCGAAGCTCAGTCACTTCACGCCGCAATCCGTCAAGCAGGAAAAATACCGTCGACTTTTCGGACTGACAACCGTCAGTTGCTACGATCCTGCGGAGGAGCAGAAGAACGTCGACCTAATGCGTCCTCATGTCATTACCGTCAAGTTGAAGAATGGCCGGTCGCTGGAACGGTCGCGGGATCTTCCGGTCGGTACCCTCAAATACCCGTTTAGCCTCGACGACCGCAAAGCAAAATTCGACGATTGCTGCAAATCTAGATTGGACAAGGTATCCTCCGATAGGCTCTTCGAGGCCATCAACAATATCGAGAGCGAAGGGCATCTGTCCCGGTTCACCGGTTTGCTGCGATTCGGAGCAAAGGCAAACCACGCTTTCCGCACTTCGAGCTTCGCGTGAGTGCGGCCGGAAGACCACGCATCCGGCCTCACGTGATCCATTCAGCGCAGAACGACTGCGACCGGAAAAAAATATGTCGTCGAAGCCACTTCCCCTGGATCAGGTTAGCGTAGTCGAATTCTGCTCGACGGCAGCGGGGCCTTTCGCGTCCATGCTGCTCTCGGATATGGGAGCGAGCGTCATCAAGGTCGAACCGCCAAATGGAGATGGCTTACGCCAATGGCCGCCGTTGACAGAAGGATTTAGCGAGAACTTTGCCTCACTCAATCGCAACAAGAAATCGATCGTCCTGGATCTCAAGAATGATGAGGACAATGACATTGCGCGGCGGCTTGTGCTCGATGCCGACGTGCTGATCGAGAACAATCGTCCCGGCGTGATGGAGCGCTTGGGGCTCGGTTATCCGCAATTCGCCGCGGAGAGGCCGGATCTTATCTACTGCTCGATATCCGCATATGGTCAAACCGGACCTCGAGCCGACGAAGGTGGGTTTGATCTCACCATTCAGGCCGCTGCTGGCGTGATGAGCGTAACGGGCGAAAGCGATGGAGCGCCGGTCAAATGCGGAGTTCCGATCTCGGATTTTGCGTCGGGTCTATACGCCGCTTTTGCCGTGACCTCCGCTCTGGTGCGGGTTCGGGCGGGGGGCAACGGCGCTCACATAGACGTTCCGATGTTTGGCTGCACGTTGGGTATAGCCGCGTTACAGACAAGTGAATTTTTCGGGACTGGTCTGCTCCCCCGCAGATTGGGATCCGCCCACCCGCGTAATGCGCCCTACCAGGCTTATCGAGCGGCGGACGGCTTCTTCGCGATTGCGGCTGGCAACGACGGACTGTGGCGCGAGGTCTGTCGTGTCGTCGGACGCGACTATCTCGTCACCGATGGGCGTTTCCTTACCACCGCTGACAGGGCTTCGAACCAGCACTCCCTCAAGGAGCTGCTGGAGGCCGTATTCGAAACCCAGCCGGTCGATTACTGGATCGGAGCCTTCGCGAAGGCTCGTGTGCCTCATGCAAGGATTAATAGCTACGACGCGGCCCTTGGAG
This is a stretch of genomic DNA from Bradyrhizobium sp. CCBAU 53338. It encodes these proteins:
- a CDS encoding CaiB/BaiF CoA-transferase family protein, producing the protein MSSKPLPLDQVSVVEFCSTAAGPFASMLLSDMGASVIKVEPPNGDGLRQWPPLTEGFSENFASLNRNKKSIVLDLKNDEDNDIARRLVLDADVLIENNRPGVMERLGLGYPQFAAERPDLIYCSISAYGQTGPRADEGGFDLTIQAAAGVMSVTGESDGAPVKCGVPISDFASGLYAAFAVTSALVRVRAGGNGAHIDVPMFGCTLGIAALQTSEFFGTGLLPRRLGSAHPRNAPYQAYRAADGFFAIAAGNDGLWREVCRVVGRDYLVTDGRFLTTADRASNQHSLKELLEAVFETQPVDYWIGAFAKARVPHARINSYDAALGDPQTRHMGWIKELQLPGGRTTQTFASPLKFGGESFEIRSRPPLLGEHTKEFRDAYSRRQPDLNRVSTRSED
- a CDS encoding MmgE/PrpD family protein, which produces MTVIEHLAKWGSEAPFEHSRAARDVARHAVEDVIACIIAGSNDLGASNVRKMVYASDSAGPGTVVGEEKAVLPQLAALANGTAGHALDYDDTFLPGVNHASSVLVSALMALGEQAGSSGAELIDAYLVGLELQFAVGSGVMRSHYDFGWHSTSTIGCIGAAGACARLLKLDARRFAHALSLGTSMASGCKVQFGSMAKPLHAGLAAQHAIEAAQLAAAGVEGRLNALEGGMGFLELFGGKGPAGWGKNIEKLGAPMTAESRGLMFKRYPCCASTHRVLDAFFELRAQEKFEADEVESINTLIGYGNSRNLMYTNPVSEMEARFSMQYCMAVALVDGAPKLSHFTPQSVKQEKYRRLFGLTTVSCYDPAEEQKNVDLMRPHVITVKLKNGRSLERSRDLPVGTLKYPFSLDDRKAKFDDCCKSRLDKVSSDRLFEAINNIESEGHLSRFTGLLRFGAKANHAFRTSSFA
- a CDS encoding ABC transporter ATP-binding protein — encoded protein: MPTARSEDAAPSATGIDVRDVSKIFALGASEQTVALKPLSLTIRKGEFFSFIGPSGCGKTTLLRIIAGLTTPTTGGVFINGTQVTGPDSRIGMVFQKSTLLPWRTVLQNLLLPVEVTKSCSMQEARSRADRLLEMMGIAAFKNRSPDELSGGMQQRAAIARALITDPEILAMDEPFSALDEFTRERLNDELMGLQKSAQKTIIFVTHNISEAVFLSDRIGVMAPRPGRLDSIIEAQGFPAVRDASLRKKQEFFREVARARDAFDRLHL
- a CDS encoding ABC transporter permease encodes the protein MSSQAVRSESEIGSVPSILEGGRKFGAALLALGIALLLLAIWQLSSQYRLVSALILPSPALVAGALYEGVVGGRFLNDILVTFNETVLGFLFGTVVAITLGATFAYSGLLRRAGYPYVIAVQTFPKIAIAPLLIAWFGYGIGPKVIISALLAFFPVFTATLAGFTEVNSDMIDLLRSMKATRLQELRKLRLPFAMAFIVPSLDVAIVLALLGAIAAELVGGAAGLGQVIQQKSFTGDIAAVYAVLALTAAIGISLRSIVRTVTRALQSMAWG
- a CDS encoding ABC transporter substrate-binding protein translates to MPFGTIEWRKSLRLVGCLAVAANLSVFVCGATQAESLKEVTFASSDTALSIGSAPYSSLQPTLKLPEKYAGVTVKFQPTAGATAAVQAVSNGNAFYTLVALASFLPLARQDPNLVIVSFDPGNSLRVIVPPDSPVKGPLDLKGKVIGVGSFGTAAYPYGKAILKEAGLDPDKDVTFLPVGLGAPAADALKSGKIQAFAGFDSPNAVIGNLLGVKMRDVPSPLNDLVGMVGMVVTRSEIEKHPKVVAGLCRALYESFFFAEGNIEGTVRNHFKVYPGQLPSNKPLDEAVREGEVILRAKLDVVNHRGAGGIIGYQELPTVQHTVDKLYENGILPERMEISKYADQRFKNDCGGFDPAELRAQARAWKPQ
- a CDS encoding thiamine pyrophosphate-dependent enzyme — translated: MIMKANVGNPEFDERYVLDRREAVPALVGGHKEFLFIAGLAGTARDVTSLVNDGPSAYGLGGAMGAATMMGLGLALARPDRTVIAFCGDGELLMNVGSLATIGVRNPPNLRIVCVDNGHYGETGYQRSHTSLGVDLEKIAVGSGIRRTLTIGTAAELPKGSKLLRESEDAVFILMRVKPTDPPKFKRTLDPAVCRVRFKAALADAARAGG